In the Passer domesticus isolate bPasDom1 chromosome 4, bPasDom1.hap1, whole genome shotgun sequence genome, one interval contains:
- the CASP3 gene encoding caspase-3: MTDIGDGPHLGKDLADAKSIPGFKGKNLPASKSMDSGILPDYSYRMDYPEMGECVIINNKNFYRHTGMSSRSGTDADAASVREVFMKLGYKVKINNDLSCEGIFKLLKNVSEEDHSKRSSFVCILLSHGDEGLIYGTDGPLELKALTSLFRGDRCRSLAGKPKLFFIQACRGTELDSGIETDSGSEETICQKIPVEADFLYAYSTAPGYYSWRNSVQGSWFIQSLCEMLKEHARKLELMQILTRVNRRVAEYESCSTQQDFNAKKQIPCIVSMLTKEFYFPS; encoded by the exons ATGACAGACATAGGAGATGGACCACATCTGGGGAAAGATCTGGCAGATGCAAAATCTATTCCAGGTTTTAAAGG AAAGAACCTACCTGCTAGCAAATCTATGGACTCTGGAATTCTGCCAGACTATAGTTACAGAATGGATTATCCAGAGATGGGGGAATGTGTAATAATAAACAATAAGAACTTCTACCGACATACTG GGATGTCGTCCCGTTCAGGTACAGATGCAGATGCTGCAAGTGTCAGAGAAGTTTTTATGAAGTTGGGATATAAAGTAAAGATCAACAATGATCTTTCATGTGAGGGCATTTTTAAACTACTGAAAAATG tttcTGAAGAGGATCACAGCAAGCGGAGCAGTTTTGTTTGCATCTTGCTAAGCCATGGCGACGAAGGATTGATCTATGGTACAGATGGGCCTCTGGAGCTGAAAGCACTAACAAGCCTTTTCAGAGGTGACAGGTGCAGAAGTTTAGCAGGAAAACCCAAGCTCTTTTTCATTCAG GCTTGTAGAGGGACAGAATTAGATTCCGGTATTGAGACAGACAGTGGCTCAGAAGAAACAATATGTCAGAAAATACCTGTAGAGGCAGACTTCCTGTATGCCTATTCCACAGCTCCAG GCTATTACTCCTGGAGGAATTCAGTTCAAGGCTCGTGGTTTATTCAGTCACTGTGTGAAATGCTGAAGGAACACGCAAGGAAACTTGAACTCATGCAGATTTTAACTCGTGTCAATCGCAGAGTGGCAGAGTATGAGTCCTGCTCAACTCAACAGGATTTTAATGCAAAGAAACAGATTCCATGTATTGTCTCTATGCTCACCAAAGaattttatttcccttcctaa